A stretch of Halalkalicoccus subterraneus DNA encodes these proteins:
- a CDS encoding MarR family transcriptional regulator, with translation MSTSEAISADTGEKTGWDAVRELPPSAKLVAKVLEYNETLTQSQLAEETLLPPRTVRYALNRLEEEDVVESRFSFSDARKRLYSLAIDSR, from the coding sequence ATGAGCACGTCAGAGGCTATATCGGCCGACACCGGGGAGAAGACGGGGTGGGATGCGGTTCGAGAGCTTCCGCCGAGCGCGAAGCTCGTCGCGAAGGTGCTCGAGTACAACGAGACGCTGACCCAGAGCCAGCTCGCCGAGGAGACGCTCCTGCCACCCAGAACCGTCCGCTACGCGCTGAACCGCCTCGAGGAGGAGGACGTCGTCGAATCGCGGTTCTCGTTTTCGGACGCCAGAAAGCGCCTCTACTCGCTCGCGATCGATTCGCGCTAG
- the mre11 gene encoding DNA double-strand break repair protein Mre11, whose amino-acid sequence MTRVIHTGDTHIGYRQYHSAERRADFLAAFQRVAADAVEEDVDAVVHAGDLFHDRRPDLQDLLGTLDVLRDLDDADVPFLAIVGNHEGTREGQWLDLFSRMGLATRLDSEGVVIGETTFYGLDHVPVSRREELEYDFSPPETDHTALVAHGLFEPFPYADWDTEALLDSAPVEFDAVLLGDNHHPDRAELGGTWVTYCGSTERASASERDGRGYNLVSFVEGEAHITRRGLDTREFVFVDVELAAGEGTERVLERVGQHDLADRVVIVTVEGEGETVTPAEVESFAREEGALIARVNDKRNVEEGASFDVSFSDPDTAVRARLEEMGLSGAASDIDETVRASKIADTNVRGAVEERVRSLIEEEPEAFETVESESAIEGTETMEDAIASESGTDVTNETDPPDTDGQNAVGHAESTHRPEEASAEGQDQSSMEEYL is encoded by the coding sequence ATGACACGGGTGATTCACACCGGCGATACCCACATCGGCTATCGCCAGTACCATTCGGCCGAGCGTCGGGCCGATTTCCTCGCCGCCTTCCAGCGGGTCGCCGCCGACGCCGTGGAGGAAGACGTCGACGCAGTCGTCCACGCCGGCGACCTCTTTCACGACCGGCGCCCCGACCTCCAGGACCTGCTCGGAACCCTCGACGTCCTCCGCGATCTCGACGACGCGGACGTACCCTTCCTCGCGATCGTCGGCAACCACGAGGGCACCCGCGAGGGCCAGTGGCTCGATCTGTTCTCGCGGATGGGACTCGCGACCCGCCTCGACAGCGAGGGAGTCGTGATCGGCGAAACGACGTTTTACGGGCTGGATCACGTGCCGGTCTCCCGGCGCGAGGAGTTGGAATACGACTTCTCCCCGCCCGAAACCGACCACACCGCACTCGTCGCCCACGGCCTGTTCGAGCCCTTCCCGTACGCCGACTGGGACACCGAGGCACTGCTCGACTCCGCTCCTGTCGAGTTCGACGCGGTGTTGCTCGGCGACAACCACCACCCCGACCGCGCCGAACTGGGGGGAACCTGGGTGACCTATTGTGGCTCAACCGAGCGCGCGAGCGCCAGCGAGCGAGACGGCAGGGGCTACAACCTCGTGAGCTTCGTCGAGGGCGAGGCCCACATCACCCGCCGGGGGCTCGACACCCGCGAGTTCGTCTTCGTCGACGTCGAACTCGCCGCGGGCGAGGGCACTGAACGGGTGCTCGAACGCGTCGGCCAGCACGACCTCGCCGACCGTGTCGTGATCGTCACCGTCGAGGGCGAGGGCGAGACGGTCACGCCCGCCGAGGTCGAATCGTTCGCCCGCGAGGAGGGCGCGCTGATCGCCCGGGTGAACGACAAACGCAACGTCGAGGAGGGCGCCTCGTTTGACGTCTCGTTTTCGGACCCCGATACGGCGGTCCGGGCGCGACTGGAGGAGATGGGACTGTCGGGCGCCGCGAGCGACATCGACGAAACGGTGCGTGCGAGCAAGATCGCCGATACGAACGTCCGTGGGGCCGTCGAGGAGCGCGTCAGGTCGCTGATCGAGGAGGAACCCGAGGCGTTCGAGACGGTCGAATCGGAGTCAGCAATCGAAGGGACGGAGACGATGGAGGACGCCATCGCCTCCGAATCCGGGACTGATGTGACCAATGAGACCGACCCGCCCGATACGGACGGGCAGAACGCGGTCGGTCACGCGGAATCGACCCACCGGCCCGAAGAGGCGAGCGCCGAGGGTCAGGACCAGTCCTCGATGGAGGAGTACCTGTGA